A single Primulina eburnea isolate SZY01 chromosome 11, ASM2296580v1, whole genome shotgun sequence DNA region contains:
- the LOC140806057 gene encoding uncharacterized protein, which yields MQMKPTAAAATMSSGDVGGMTLSALRFGTSGRTYLRLLPSSKSIEPDPSGVVCFTARNQGSILLKNQAAMKLKLVPRAAESTQPSSSVANAAANIKKDTVPDNEFSLAKVSFGVIGLGVGVTLLSYGFGAYFNILPGSEWSALMLTYGFPLAVIGMALKYAELKPVPCLTYSDAQKLREKCATEILKQVRNDVTRYRYGDEQHLEEALKRIFQYGQGGGISRRSAPILQSIREEVTEDGLYCLTLVFEAKALSLSDFEQRQAKFTTFFGPGITAEIAEGQNNLYEVKLISNTTP from the exons ATGCAAATGAAACCGACGGCCGCGGCGGCGACTATGTCTAGTGGTGACGTAGGTGGAATGACACTCAGCGCTCTGCGTTTCGGGACTTCCGGACGCACCTATTTACGGCTGTTGCCTTCATCAAAGTCTATCGAACCCGACCCCTCCGGTGTAGTTTGCTTTACTGCCAGAAATCAAGGTtcaattttgttaaaaaatcaAGCTGCAATGAAACTCAAACTTGTCCCCAGAGCTGCAGAATCGACTCAGCCTTCCTCTTCTGTGGCCAATGCTGCTGCAAACATCAAGAAAGACACTGTTCCGGATAATGAGTTTTCGCTCGCCAAG GTTTCTTTTGGTGTCATTGGGTTAGGTGTTGGCGTGACGCTTCTCTC CTATGGATTCGGGGCATACTtcaacatcctcccaggatctGAATGGTCAGCGCTGATGCTGACCTACGGCTTTCCTCTCGCAGTAATTGGCATGGCTCTGAAG TATGCAGAGCTTAAGCCAGTGCCCTGCTTGACCTACTCAGATGCTCAGAAGCTGAGAGAAAAATGTGCGACTGAAATTCTTAAGCAG GTTAGAAATGATGTTACAAGATACCGGTATGGGGACGAACAGCATCTGGAAGAAGCATTAAAGCGAATTTTCCAATATGGCCAG GGTGGAGGAATATCACGCAGGAGTGCTCCTATTCTACAAAGTATCCGGGAAGAA GTTACTGAGGATGGTCTATACTGTTTgacattggtatttgaggctaaAGCCCTGAGTCTATCTGATTTTGAGCAAAGACAG GCAAAGTTTACTACATTCTTCGGACCAGGAATCACAGCTGAAATTG CCGAGGGACAGAACAATTTATACGAGGTCAAGCTAATTTCCAACACAACACCGTAA